Part of the Vitis vinifera cultivar Pinot Noir 40024 chromosome 13, ASM3070453v1 genome is shown below.
TgtggaaatgaaaatattaacaaGAAGGGGAAATTGCAATAATGCAAATAGGGTCACCGGAACACAGGCAAGTAAAATAATCGGGATCATAACCACTTTGGTTGAACTTTTCTTTAGTAAAATAGCAAGGGCAGCACAGAAGGCTATCATCATGGCTGCAATACAGATGAAAAGGGTCGAAAGGCCAATTATCAGCTTTGTGGGCAACCGCGTGAGGAATTTGTTTTCTGCATATTGTGATGTCAGGATTCCCAGGAACATCAACACTGAAGTAGTAGCAGAAAAGAGTGAGATTGAATCCGATATTATAAAAACCATGAACAAGGGATCGTCCAAGAATATGGGAGCGCCTTTGTCATTGTTACCCCCGGGAATAGTAAAGGCTGCAGCAAACATAATGGTAACAATGAGAGCAGCTACAAATGAACTAGATGTTGCTATCTCCTTCATCCATTTCTCCCCTTCTTTTACCAAGTTTGCATGTTGCTGAGAGAACACCTCACTGGGCTTTTTTCCATCTGAGTTTAGAACGTCCTTGCATATTGGCGGCACAATACTTTCCACCTCCTACAATAATATcatcaaaaatttgaaaaggatGCTACTAAAATGCAAGTGAATACTTGATTTGTTGTATAAAAGCTAAGGAAAAAAAGGCAGGGGATTGGAGGTATGAAGACATGGGAAGCTTAGATATTCACCTtaaataattggaaaaataattGTATGCTACTCACATTAACATTTGTAGAAAACAATTGATTAAACaccaatgagaaaatgaaaaaaaatgatgggatatttcttcctttcttttctttatttattttctcttacaCCCAAAGCACGTTAATAATAGACACAGTTCTTGAAAATTCATAGGAAGCAGGACTAACATGGAACTTGCCATATTAAGGGGTAAGTTTTAGAGTAGTTCCGGAAAGGGAATGAGGAGACCGCAGATGGTATCTTAGTGtttcaaaatagaatatttagatagataaaatacatatatagacaaagagaaaatatgaattattttatgagAGGCGTAAGGTGAAAAGATGTTGACCTTAAACCATTGTAGTTCTCTTTGCATCTGTAGAGCAGCACCTGAGATACCATCAAGTTGATCCGATGGGGCTAACATCGCAGCCAAATGTAGCATGTTGTTGCCAAACCTATCATCAGCAGATGTCACTTTCATCTTCTTTACATTAGTAAGACCATGTAAAAGGTTGAAAATCTTTTCTTGACGGTTCAAAATTGCAATGGAAAATATGTTTCTATCATTTATATCACCGTTCCACACTAACTCAGGAATAGATTTAATCATCCTAGTGACAAATTCAACATTCCCTTTCTTGACAGCCTGGATGACTGCTTGGTGCACTCGATACCCAAGGACCCTGTCAGGTTTTATATTTCGTAATTCAGTACAAATGCCTTGTAGCAGTTTGACGGCTTGAGCATGCCTCAACTTTTGAGCACGTATGCTTTTGATTCCTAGGTCATTAATCAAAATAGACTTAATTAAGATTGAAGAAGACTGAGGAGTCAGGAGCAAGGAacccaaattaatattttttgtatcgTACCAAGAAGTTTTAGTGGATATGAAACCAACCCATGCATTAATTGATGTAGCACTgcaacaaaaatttgaaatgttaGTGTATTGACATACATAATAAAAGAATTCTTAGTGTAATGCTACTTATGCTCAATGGTTGTCTATTTACAAGGTTTTGAGTGCTttgaatcactatcaaacaagcTCAAAGTCATACTTGGTATAAGGTCATACCCATCATCCTGAATACAAGGGGAGTGCACCTATCACCTCCAAATGGAAGGGTGTTTTCAAGAAGGATAGTGCTTTCCCTCATGCACAAGGTAGGAGCCACTCCTTCAATAGATTGTGGAGGCGATTTTCAAGATTCCCATATGAACCCTATGTTTAGAGGAGGGGAGTGATCAATCACTCTTTCTAAATCATTTGTTAATGCACAAAGGCACCCCTAACCCTCCTATATGGTGTGTCTAAGTGCCTCCTACGGCGTTGACTCATACCCTCCACCCCAAATAAAGGCAATTTATGGGCGACTCTTGAAGACATCTCTTTCCATTTTTGGAGGGGCTCCTCCAAATAGTCTCCTTTGTGACCTCTCTGCATCATCTTTTACCTCCCTAGAAAACATCTTACTTGGATTGTGACACCTTAGTGCTATCACATCTACCTAAGTTAAAACAGAGTTGTGGAAGTCTTATGCCAACTTAATATATCTCAATGTTAGGCTTGGCCTTGCTACTCGGGTTTTTTAAGTAAGTCCATGCTTTGGTGTTAAGATTGGAAGCTCGTCAATTGCAACAAGATGGACTCTATATGCATTGAACCCACTTCAATGAATTGAGAGGAGGGGCATATATCCTCATTAAGGGACTGGTAACCATCTAACATAATGTGTCACCACAAGAAAGGAAATTTAAATTCGAAGACTAACATAGGCCTATGGTTGCCTCCTGTTGTCTTGGGCCTGATTGATCAATATGATTCACCCTTGGGTTTTTATATGAAGGGTTCAGTTTTTATCCATATACAACAGCCAGAAGAGTAGGCTTGGGTCACTTTGGTCGCTGACCCTTCTAAGAGCTCTTGAACCCATTTGATCTCCGAGTCTACTCCTAATGTACTATGCTTTTCTCTGAAGCCTTGACATGTTACTTTCCTTCCAATCATCTCCAATCcataaaaccctttttcaacaACAATTTCTTATTTCTATTGTTATTTCTCTAAATCAtatatgcaaaaaataaaaataaaaataaaaggacaaTTAACTTtagcaatttttaaaatatgcttATTCATTTTATCCTAAAATCTCACTTACCAATGACCTTACAAAGATGACTAATGTTACAtaacaaaataacaaataaatggaTTTGTAGTGTTTCATAgaaaattttatcataatatCTATTTAGTATAACTAGTAAATTAACatggaaaatgaattttttctaTGAATTATTAATTAACATCAACTCTGttcacaaataaatttattcctTCATAAATAAATGACTTTCTAAACATCTTTCTGAAAAGACTCTTGAACTGTTCTTGAAGTAACCTTCAATGTCTATCCAGCTTAGTTTCATGATACAAAATTAGTATGTGGAACATAATTTATAGTTTCATGATACAGCATTATGTAGGTGAGATCACAATTACAACATTAAAGTGATCGGTTTGTGCTTGTGACATACCTGTTTCAGTATTATTCCTGACATCTCGTGAATGTGTGTTGTCGTCAACGACGTTTACTCGAACCCAATCCGAGGCGCGATCTATGTTTATAGTTACGCCTTACATGAAAGATTAGCAAAATCAATATAATTTGTCATTCATGTctcaaaaatgaaacaaatgagCTAAGATCTTTCTTATGTGATGGTGATGGAGACATATAAAATGTTGGAAACTTAAACTAGATataaaaagtttctaaaaacTAGAATCAGCTTGAGCCtctaaaatttaaagaaaatattttattttgagtgattttttttttttttttatttaagtagtTATATATTGTTAGGAGttccaattttatttagaataggtatctataaataaaatattttgtaatatttgaataagggtaatgaattaaagaaaatatttttttaattcttattcattatttatctTCAATTATGTAATCGTTTGCATGTTTTTTTCAACTCTATAGTCCACCATAAACTAAGGAGaataattcaattaaaatttagCACTACATTACAGgttaaaaaatttactttttctaattaatatacACTATTTGTTGCTTTTAGATAATTCAATAACCTAAAATTTGATAGGAAGCAATTATACCCAAAGTCAACTTtgttatttgaaatataaagaatatatatatatatatatatatatatattataaattaattaaaataaaatcataataaattaattaatcttaattcttgtgtattttgtataataattaaaaataaatttccaaataaaattatcaacattttaaaataaaaaatacttttacatgtattatcatttcttttatattattgaatatatttaaattagataaatctctctaaaatatattttaaattttgaatattattattaaatgtctcaaattatatatatatatatatattattttttttaataaaataacctcaaaatttttattattacttgttATATCATTTATTTAGAATTTATCTCAACATTTTTacaagttttgatcaatttttattttaccgATATTTTGTGTCAGAATAGTCTCCGATttgtaaaaaattgatatatatatatatatatataaacaatatttcattaatttctttctaaaatgaacaataaaaaagtaattaaaaaatattaaaatgttaaaactattatgattaaaaaaaaaccatgttcTCAATAAATATtgttgaaactaaaaaaataaatgagctAGATCATATTTATCATACAATTATGATGAAAAGATTTCATATTCATAATACAACAATTACTTTTGGAACAAATTATGTGTGCTATTATTATTCATTATAATAACACTATTTTAATAAGTACGtagtaatttttattaaaaaaattgtttatgaaaATTTACTTGTTTTCTATGACTAAATTGTTTTTACGACAAAgtatatttgttaaatatttgcAATAGTTTAAATtcatcataataatatttttattgataagtATTTGTTGTTGTAATTACCATCAATAAATAGTTATATATAAGTAACAATAATTCAATTTGCAACAAAGTAAGTGTGTCATAAATTTGTAATAGTTTAAATCCATCGTAAAAATAAATCTAAGTGGGTCGGTAATAGTTAATTTTTGGATAGTGCATGATCATTCTATTTGAATAGTGTTATTGACGAGACTCTATTGAGAGAGTAAGAACAGTACTTTATCCATCTATATcgttttcaagaaaataaagttgAAGATGTACTCACATAAGTATATCCAATGCTGCCAAAACCAAAGCTGACTTCCACTCTTGAACAAAGAAGGCGTTTGACCCAATACATAGAGGGGGATAAGACTATCCATATCCAAAGTCACAGCCAAACTTGGGTACTTCTCGAGGATATCCAAAGCAATATCTATGGAATTGGAGTGTGCGTATAGACAAACAAAAGAGGGTATGAGAATTATTTAGGGTAAAGATAGATTTCTTACCTCAACAATGGTTGGAATATTCATTCTCCCCTACCTAAGAATTTGGAAGCAATACAATAACTAAGAAGCGTTGCACCATTTTTGCCATTTGCTGGAGCTAGCTCCTCTTGTCCAGTGTGAAAGTAGAGAAAACATGTCATTTCTCTTTTGCCTCGGTTACAAGCAAGCACAACTGGGAGGATTTTATCGCCATCTGAAATGTTGGCCAATGTCCTGTTCTTTCTAATCATGGACTGCGCTATTTCAGTGATTCCATCTGATGCAGCTAAAGCAAGTGGTGTGCACCCTAGCAGATCCTCTTTTTCTTCTAAGTCTTCTGGATTCAGTTTGTCCACCAACTTCTCCACAACCTTTACATGTCCAGCAAGAGCTGCGACATGAAGCGGGGTCAGGCCTGTTGGCGAAATCCTTGCTCTCACTGCATCCGGATTTGAATTAAGGAAGGATTCGATATCGCTCCAGCTACCACGGTCCAATGCCTGCTCAAACTTCTCATACTGAGAGAAGTCAGCGTTCCCTGCAGGCAGTTTTCTTCTTGTTAATTGCTATCAATCTGTTCAGCATTGTAGtgcaaaaaattaattaacaatCCAGCCAAGAATCTACTCTATTGTTCGTCAGGTACAACTGCTCAGGCCTAATTACAGCCTCAGTTGCATTTCCTCTATGGATGAATAGCGGGCAGCCTTGAGATTGGGTGTTGGGCTCTGGGGCTACTGGAAATGAACCCCAAATGGTAGGAGTTTCTAGGACAAAGAGTTAGCGGGCCTCAAGTTTTCATGcctaaataataaatttgagtaaaggtttttttttttttttgtaaaatatacaTAGTACAAGTACTTCTAATATCACACCCAGGTCATTGAATGACATCTTGTGTTAAATTCTAATTCTATTTGAATATCCAGTAGCCCTGTGGATATTACTGTAAGGGGTGGAGTCGATCTTATCCCACTAATCAAATGCTTTAAATAGAGGATAATGCTTCATAGGTTTGAGAATCCTCCGAATTGGGAGATCATATGGCTTTAAGAATCAGAAGCAGTTGGGAGAATAAGACCACTATTCGTGACAAACAATCCTGGCCTCATGCTGGGTAAACTGAAACCCATCCACCAAAGTGTCTAATCCGGACCCAATCTTATCCCAAGTTTTCTCCATAAGCATCCCATTCATGTGTATAATAGTCTGTGATAATCATATATAGaggtattattattttttacttgaggAAGAGGAGAGGCACTTTACCAGTTGAGGCTGCCGCAGGAGGTGACTGTTCATCTAAGCGATCGACTTCGTCGAAATAGAGGGTTGGGTTGGCGTTTCGCTTCAAAAAGTCCCACGCGTGGTTCGCAAACTTGATTTCCCTGATCTGAGAAAGTATCTCTCGACTGCAAGAAATTTGAATGGCATGTAAAGCCACGGAATTCTTCTTTTTCCACTCTGAATATGCCACTGGATCTTGTTCTTTATCAGGAATCTTGCAGCTCATCCTGCAAACTTCCCAGAGACCTTGACCCACCAAATACCGTTTTACACAAGTTCCCCAATATGCATAGTTGCCTTCGGTAAGAACTTCACGAACTATTGAAGTTGGCACTACAGTTGGGATTATAGCTGGGGTTATCTGGGGAAAAACATCACCGCTCTTATTGGGGGTTATAGCCGGGGTTATCTGGGGAAAATCATCGCCGCTTTTATTCGGGATTATGCTTGGGACACCTTCACCAGCCATCATATTAGGGGCAACGCCTTCAACTTCCATGCTTGCTCTGCAGCATAAGcttaaaatcaactaaaatatgCTAAATTTTAGAGATAATTAGAtgagaaaagagaaacaaataaTGTGTGATGACAATTTGATTCAGGACTTCAATCGTCTTTAACAGTCCAAAGGAC
Proteins encoded:
- the LOC100260956 gene encoding uncharacterized protein LOC100260956, which translates into the protein MEVEGVAPNMMAGEGVPSIIPNKSGDDFPQITPAITPNKSGDVFPQITPAIIPTVVPTSIVREVLTEGNYAYWGTCVKRYLVGQGLWEVCRMSCKIPDKEQDPVAYSEWKKKNSVALHAIQISCSREILSQIREIKFANHAWDFLKRNANPTLYFDEVDRLDEQSPPAAASTGNADFSQYEKFEQALDRGSWSDIESFLNSNPDAVRARISPTGLTPLHVAALAGHVKVVEKLVDKLNPEDLEEKEDLLGCTPLALAASDGITEIAQSMIRKNRTLANISDGDKILPVVLACNRGKREMTCFLYFHTGQEELAPANGKNGATLLSYCIASKFLDIALDILEKYPSLAVTLDMDSLIPLYVLGQTPSLFKSGSQLWFWQHWIYLCVTINIDRASDWVRVNVVDDNTHSRDVRNNTETVLHQLMHGLVSYPLKLLGIKSIRAQKLRHAQAVKLLQGICTELRNIKPDRVLGYRVHQAVIQAVKKGNVEFVTRMIKSIPELVWNGDINDRNIFSIAILNRQEKIFNLLHGLTNVKKMKVTSADDRFGNNMLHLAAMLAPSDQLDGISGAALQMQRELQWFKEVESIVPPICKDVLNSDGKKPSEVFSQQHANLVKEGEKWMKEIATSSSFVAALIVTIMFAAAFTIPGGNNDKGAPIFLDDPLFMVFIISDSISLFSATTSVLMFLGILTSQYAENKFLTRLPTKLIIGLSTLFICIAAMMIAFCAALAILLKKSSTKVVMIPIILLACVPVTLFALLQFPLLVNIFISTYGPGIFDRNIQRWY